Below is a window of Deltaproteobacteria bacterium DNA.
CCGCGAACAACACGCCCAGGTTGGCCTCTCCTTTCCAATCGCGCAATTCCGGATGTTCACTTCCTTTGACAATGTCCACCGCGCCTTCTTTGGTCTTGGCGAAGCAGAGTACTTTGTCGGCGTCGACCATGCTAAGGATGATCGGCGAATGGGTGGCTACGAGGATCTGGGCGTCGTAGACCGAGGAGAGCGATTGAAACAGGGTTTCAACGGCCCTCGGGTGAATGCCGTTTTCCGGTTCTTCGATCAGGTAAATACCGGAAAAGTCGGGTAGATAGGATAGAATCGTGAGCGCCAGCAGCCGAAGCGTACCGTCGGAAACCATCCAGGACGGCACGGTAAGCCCTCCCTCGTACTTCAGCGTCAGGTAGCAATGACGATCATCCGGTCTCACTCTCGTGTCCACGTCCTCCAAATCCGGCAAGGCAGTTCTAAGATGGGACAACCATTGCTGAAACCGATCCGGAGCGTTGGCCTTAAAATGTTCCACCACCCACGGTAAATTCGATCCGTCAGCCTTAAAACCGCGCCCCTGGCCCGGAGGACTCGCTTTTCGGATCAGGAGACTGTTCAGCATCAATCGGGCTACGTTTTCCGTCAACAGGCTCTTCAACCAGGAAGTCACGGGGAAATTGGCCTCATCGGCC
It encodes the following:
- a CDS encoding ATP-binding protein; its protein translation is MITLIEAKNYRCLRYIRQRLEPFHVLVGPNAGGKTTFLDVVSFLGEFVSNGPLAAISARTSNFDDLLWWRTGDGFELAVEAAIPERLKTLLRDPACETVRYEIALQFDRPSREILIQAEKVLLKSEVPESPPRQLSIFPSPEESTASIITPTRERGATVVVNKVPHGNDNYYSEVYKETGRGWTPSFKLGPHKSALANMPADEANFPVTSWLKSLLTENVARLMLNSLLIRKASPPGQGRGFKADGSNLPWVVEHFKANAPDRFQQWLSHLRTALPDLEDVDTRVRPDDRHCYLTLKYEGGLTVPSWMVSDGTLRLLALTILSYLPDFSGIYLIEEPENGIHPRAVETLFQSLSSVYDAQILVATHSPIILSMVDADKVLCFAKTKEGAVDIVKGSEHPELRDWKGEANLGVLFAGGVLG